One Euphorbia lathyris chromosome 1, ddEupLath1.1, whole genome shotgun sequence DNA segment encodes these proteins:
- the LOC136203387 gene encoding geranylgeranyl transferase type-2 subunit beta 1-like isoform X2, whose product MGELAVDNHVKYILSIEKNKDSIESVVMEHLRMNGAYWGLTTLDLLGKLHAVDSNEVIEWIVQCQHESGGFSGNIGHDPHILYTLSAVQIMVLFDRLNALDAEKVSNYVAGLQNEDGSFSGDEWGEVDTRFSYIAICCLSLLHRLDKINVEKAVNYILRCKNMDGGFGCTPGGESHAGQIFCCVGALAITGSLHHVDKDLLGWWLCERQVKSGGLNGRPEKLPDVCYSWWVLSSLIIIDRVHWINKEKLIKFILNCQVFHFLNIQG is encoded by the exons ATGGGGGAGCTAGCAGTCGATAATCATGTTAAATACATTTTATCTATTGAAAAG AACAAGGATAGTATTGAATCTGTGGTGATGGAACACTTGAGAATGAATGGAGCATACTGGGGATTGACCACTCTAGATCTTCTGGGAAAGCTTCACGCAGTTGATTCAAATGAAGTAATTGAATGGATTGTGCAATGCCAACATGAATCTG GTGGTTTTTCTGGTAATATTGGACATGATCCCCATATATTGTACACGCTGAGTGCCGTCCAAATTATGGTTCTTTTCGACAGGCTAAATGCTCTTGATGCTGAGAAAGTGTCAAACT ATGTTGCTGGGCTGCAGAATGAAGATGGATCCTTTTCCGGAGATGAATGGGGTGAAGTGGATACAAG GTTCTCTTACATTGCTATATGCTGTCTCTCTTTATTGCATCGCTTGGACAAAATAAACGTGGAAAAAGCTGTGAACTACATTTTACGTTGCAAAAATATGGATGGTGGATTTGGATGCACTCCTGGTGGGGAGTCTCATGCTGGACAGA TTTTCTGCTGTGTGGGTGCTCTTGCTATTACGGGGTCTCTCCATCATGTTGACAAGGACCTTCTTGGATGGTGGTTATGTGAACGGCAAGTCAAATCTGGAGGTCTTAATGGTCGCCCTGAAAAGCTTCCTGAT GTTTGCTACTCTTGGTGGGTTCTTTCTAGCTTGATAATTATTGACAGAGTTCATTGGATTAACAAGGAAAAGCTTATTAAGTTTATCTTAAACTGTCAG